A single region of the Salipaludibacillus sp. LMS25 genome encodes:
- a CDS encoding AGE family epimerase/isomerase produces the protein MEENRELDTFSQELKQELVENILPYWVTHALDTTYGGFYGYITTNNKVDKKASKGGILNSRILWTFSKAYHVLGDRHYLEAADHAYAYLRDTFLDRENGGVYWMVDHKGRPEETRKHIYNQSFAIYGLAEYFNATGHEESLQLAKELFYLIEKYGYDKQYGGYLEAFTREWGMEEEHRLSEKDMAAEKSMNTHLHILEAYTNLFRVWKNPQLKERLTELIDVMLNHIVGPSYQFILFFDRKWRKLSDVVSYGHDIEGSWLLYEAAEVLGDEERLEKVREATLNMAEKVITDGLAENGGLMNEREADNVDKEKIWWVQAEGMVGFFNAYQLTLNNDYLKETFHLWRFTKQHMIDQRHGEWYWKLDEQNDAYHEMPKVEPWKCPYHNSRCCFELLERLERHKTDHRKGVNDGGIY, from the coding sequence GTGGAGGAAAATAGAGAGTTAGATACATTTTCTCAAGAACTGAAACAAGAATTAGTCGAAAATATTCTTCCCTATTGGGTAACACATGCGCTGGACACAACATATGGAGGATTTTATGGTTATATCACGACTAATAATAAAGTAGATAAGAAGGCGTCTAAAGGAGGCATTCTTAACTCGAGAATTCTCTGGACCTTCTCGAAGGCCTATCATGTATTAGGTGACCGTCACTATTTAGAAGCGGCAGATCATGCCTATGCGTATTTAAGAGACACCTTTTTAGATAGGGAGAATGGGGGTGTGTATTGGATGGTGGACCATAAAGGGAGACCAGAAGAAACGCGAAAACACATCTATAACCAATCCTTCGCTATCTATGGCTTAGCTGAGTATTTCAATGCCACAGGACATGAAGAGAGTCTTCAATTAGCAAAAGAGTTATTTTATTTAATAGAAAAGTATGGTTATGATAAGCAATATGGGGGTTACTTAGAAGCGTTTACTAGAGAGTGGGGGATGGAAGAAGAACATCGTTTAAGTGAAAAAGATATGGCAGCAGAAAAATCGATGAATACGCACCTTCATATTTTAGAAGCGTATACGAACTTGTTTCGTGTGTGGAAAAACCCCCAGTTAAAAGAAAGGCTTACTGAGCTGATAGATGTCATGCTAAATCATATTGTTGGACCATCGTATCAATTTATCTTATTTTTTGACCGTAAATGGCGAAAATTGTCAGATGTTGTTTCTTATGGGCATGACATTGAAGGAAGTTGGCTTTTATACGAAGCTGCCGAAGTGCTAGGAGATGAAGAACGACTAGAAAAGGTCAGGGAAGCGACGTTAAATATGGCTGAAAAAGTCATAACCGATGGCTTGGCTGAAAACGGTGGATTGATGAATGAACGAGAAGCGGACAATGTGGATAAAGAGAAAATTTGGTGGGTGCAGGCGGAAGGAATGGTAGGCTTCTTTAATGCTTATCAATTAACGTTAAATAACGACTATTTAAAAGAAACCTTCCATTTATGGCGTTTCACTAAACAGCATATGATCGATCAGCGACATGGCGAATGGTATTGGAAATTAGATGAACAAAATGATGCCTATCATGAGATGCCTAAAGTAGAACCGTGGAAATGCCCTTACCATAATTCACGATGCTGCTTTGAATTATTGGAGCGCTTAGAGCGACATAAAACTGACCATAGAAAGGGCGTTAATGACGGTGGAATATATTAA
- a CDS encoding glycoside hydrolase family 27 protein: MALKRKRYAEGLAKTPPMGWNSFNTFGCEPTEQLIKQSADVMVASGLLEAGYRYINIDDGWMADERDSSGNLVPDPQKFPNGMKPVTDYIHEKGLLAGTYLGCGQKTYGEKPGSLGYEERDAQLIADQGFDLLKYDYRELPGDPIGRGVKEDYVTMRDALMKTGRDMVFSICEHGKSQPETWAREIGHMWRTTPDIKDSFDDDINWGWSINHIIDETHTLHPAAGPGGWNDPDMLVVGIKGKNDWLGPGCTYEEYQSHFSLWCLLAAPLLIGCDIRKMDEDTKTILLNKEMIAINQDPLGKQGYLLKKEHGIDYWVKPLMNNHLAIGLLNRSNEPKEAVLSLSDLLKEGNYEIKDLWADERMELGSQRIGKKLNSHECAVYRVMSKNK, encoded by the coding sequence ATGGCTTTAAAACGGAAACGGTATGCCGAAGGATTGGCTAAGACTCCCCCGATGGGCTGGAACTCGTTTAATACATTCGGATGTGAACCAACGGAACAATTGATCAAACAGAGTGCAGATGTCATGGTGGCATCAGGCTTGTTAGAAGCAGGGTATCGCTACATTAACATTGATGACGGGTGGATGGCAGACGAGAGAGATAGCTCGGGTAATTTAGTTCCTGATCCCCAAAAATTTCCGAACGGCATGAAACCCGTCACAGATTATATCCATGAAAAAGGGCTTTTAGCAGGCACCTATTTAGGCTGTGGTCAAAAAACATACGGAGAAAAACCAGGAAGCTTAGGATATGAAGAAAGAGATGCACAATTAATTGCTGATCAAGGGTTTGATTTATTGAAGTATGATTACCGTGAACTCCCAGGTGATCCGATAGGAAGAGGGGTAAAAGAAGATTACGTAACAATGAGGGACGCCTTGATGAAAACTGGGAGAGACATGGTCTTCAGTATTTGTGAACATGGTAAATCTCAACCTGAAACATGGGCTCGGGAGATTGGTCATATGTGGCGTACGACCCCAGACATTAAGGATAGCTTTGATGACGATATAAACTGGGGCTGGTCAATTAACCATATTATAGATGAGACCCATACACTTCACCCTGCCGCAGGGCCGGGAGGGTGGAACGATCCAGACATGTTAGTCGTGGGCATCAAGGGGAAAAATGATTGGCTTGGTCCTGGCTGTACGTACGAAGAATATCAATCGCATTTTAGCTTGTGGTGCCTCCTAGCGGCCCCTCTTCTTATTGGTTGTGATATTCGAAAAATGGATGAGGACACAAAAACGATTTTATTAAATAAAGAAATGATTGCCATTAATCAAGACCCACTAGGAAAACAAGGCTATCTTCTAAAGAAAGAACATGGGATTGATTATTGGGTAAAACCTCTTATGAATAATCACTTAGCGATTGGCTTGCTAAATCGCTCGAATGAGCCTAAAGAGGCCGTCCTTAGCCTTAGTGACCTCCTCAAAGAGGGAAACTATGAAATAAAAGATTTATGGGCAGATGAACGGATGGAGCTTGGATCACAACGAATCGGTAAAAAATTAAACAGCCATGAATGTGCTGTTTATAGAGTGATGTCTAAAAATAAGTAA
- a CDS encoding glycosidase: MIHNHYYHMLEKQEELLSKPNKRNDTFYNGIYEKYENPVLTRHHVPLHWRFDLNKKTNPHFMERLGINATFNPGAIYWNDNYYLVVRTEGVDRKSFFALAVSDNGIDNFRFIDSPLTWERADEETNMYDMRLVEHEDGWIYGIYCSESKEPSAEPFDMSSAIAQAGLVRTKDLKTWERLPNIKTPSPQQRNVVLHPEFVDGKYAFYTRPQDGFISTGAGGGIAFGLCDSLENPVIDHETVIDEKVYHTVYEVKNGQGPAPIKTPKGWIHIAHGVRNTAAGLRYVLYTFATQLDAPHKIIAKPGGHFIAPYDNERTGDVSNVIFCNGAVVNKNGEICIYYASSDTRIHVAKTTIEKLTDYTFNTPSDPYNSLDCARQRINLIEKNLHLLKGK; this comes from the coding sequence ATGATACATAATCATTATTACCACATGCTAGAAAAACAAGAGGAATTGTTGTCTAAGCCAAATAAACGTAATGATACCTTTTATAATGGCATTTATGAAAAGTATGAGAACCCAGTATTGACACGGCACCATGTCCCTTTACATTGGAGGTTCGATTTAAATAAAAAAACAAATCCGCATTTTATGGAACGCTTAGGCATCAATGCTACCTTCAACCCGGGTGCGATTTATTGGAATGATAACTATTATTTAGTCGTTAGAACAGAAGGAGTAGATCGGAAATCTTTTTTTGCTCTAGCGGTTAGTGACAATGGCATTGATAATTTTAGGTTCATAGATTCACCTTTAACATGGGAAAGAGCAGATGAAGAAACAAATATGTACGATATGCGACTTGTTGAACATGAAGATGGCTGGATTTATGGCATTTATTGTTCAGAAAGTAAAGAGCCATCGGCTGAGCCATTCGATATGTCAAGTGCTATCGCACAAGCTGGACTCGTGAGGACAAAAGATTTAAAAACGTGGGAGCGATTGCCTAATATTAAAACGCCATCACCACAGCAGAGAAATGTTGTCCTCCATCCAGAATTTGTTGATGGAAAGTATGCATTTTATACGCGACCACAAGACGGGTTTATTTCCACAGGAGCAGGGGGAGGAATTGCATTTGGCTTATGTGACTCACTAGAAAATCCTGTGATTGATCATGAAACAGTGATTGATGAAAAAGTATATCATACGGTTTATGAAGTGAAAAATGGTCAAGGACCAGCACCGATAAAGACACCTAAAGGTTGGATTCATATCGCCCATGGTGTGAGAAACACAGCTGCAGGATTACGGTATGTCCTCTACACATTTGCGACTCAACTGGATGCGCCGCATAAAATAATTGCTAAACCTGGAGGGCATTTTATTGCACCTTATGACAATGAAAGAACAGGAGACGTATCCAATGTTATCTTTTGTAATGGGGCGGTTGTGAATAAAAATGGAGAAATTTGTATATACTATGCGTCAAGCGATACACGCATTCATGTAGCTAAAACAACGATAGAGAAGTTAACAGACTACACGTTTAACACTCCGAGTGACCCATATAACTCGCTAGATTGTGCGAGACAGCGAATTAATCTGATAGAAAAAAACCTACACTTACTTAAAGGAAAGTAG
- a CDS encoding 1,4-beta-xylanase, with translation MTVEYIKGMTWGWIGNSEEWRSNEAERSMEEMTNLGINWTAIAFQGLQETAHTPNITFAEPPMVADEDVRWAIAKAKNLNLKVILKPVVNVKDGTWRAHINFFDIDVPCEPTWSEWFSSYESFILHYAKLAEETGCEMFCVGCEMVQTDRREKEWRKLIKKVRNVYSGMITYNCDKYQEGEVTWWDAVDVMSSSGYYPVGSWKDHGPRIKKIADSWQKPFFFMETGCPSRPESASVPNDWDKNRGQVDVEEQKLFYQDMFQFFDEQEWFYGFVLWDWPAKLYSLEEASENDDYCVYGKPAAKVIKSFFTSRSG, from the coding sequence ATGACGGTGGAATATATTAAAGGAATGACGTGGGGCTGGATAGGAAATAGCGAGGAGTGGCGTTCAAACGAGGCAGAACGTTCTATGGAAGAGATGACAAACTTGGGGATTAACTGGACAGCTATTGCTTTCCAAGGATTACAAGAAACTGCTCATACACCAAACATCACATTTGCAGAGCCTCCAATGGTAGCAGATGAAGACGTGCGGTGGGCGATAGCCAAGGCAAAAAATCTTAATTTAAAAGTAATTTTAAAGCCTGTTGTGAATGTAAAAGACGGAACATGGCGAGCGCATATTAATTTTTTTGATATCGATGTCCCTTGTGAACCTACATGGTCAGAGTGGTTTAGTAGCTATGAATCTTTTATTTTACATTATGCAAAATTAGCAGAGGAGACAGGATGTGAGATGTTTTGTGTTGGTTGTGAAATGGTGCAGACAGATAGGCGAGAAAAAGAATGGCGAAAGTTAATCAAAAAAGTCCGTAATGTGTATTCAGGCATGATTACGTATAACTGTGATAAGTATCAAGAAGGTGAAGTGACATGGTGGGACGCAGTTGATGTTATGTCTTCTAGCGGTTATTATCCGGTAGGATCTTGGAAAGATCACGGACCTCGCATTAAAAAAATCGCTGATTCGTGGCAAAAACCATTCTTCTTCATGGAAACGGGATGTCCAAGCCGCCCGGAATCTGCTTCTGTTCCTAACGATTGGGATAAAAATCGAGGGCAAGTCGATGTGGAGGAACAAAAGCTATTTTATCAAGACATGTTTCAATTTTTTGATGAACAAGAGTGGTTTTATGGATTTGTGTTATGGGATTGGCCAGCTAAGCTTTATTCTCTTGAAGAAGCAAGTGAAAATGACGACTACTGTGTATATGGAAAGCCTGCTGCTAAGGTTATTAAATCGTTTTTCACGTCACGTAGTGGCTAA
- a CDS encoding carbohydrate ABC transporter permease, translating to MAQATYQKSTKVSKLLSVKNFNYKKQKMLIIILFSLIPMTLLITFSYLPLVNMIIYSFHNWNGMSPNKEWVGFHNYVLMFTRPEYFTVFVVSLYYFFATFFQMGLALYFATVLSFNVKFKNFFKGVIFFPYLLNGVAIGFIFLFFFRPEGTLDSLLTLVGLGEYTQLWLGNPDLINVSLAGTSVWRYMGFNFIIFLGAISSISKEIYEAADIDGANSWQKFRYIILPSIKRIVELNLILAISGAIGVFEIPFIMTGGANGSTTFVIQTMTTAFEYNRIGLASAMAVVLLIIIIIVTLVQRLLLRDKEA from the coding sequence ATGGCTCAAGCCACTTATCAAAAGTCCACAAAAGTCTCCAAGTTATTGTCCGTTAAGAATTTCAATTATAAAAAGCAAAAAATGCTTATTATTATTTTATTTTCACTCATCCCTATGACATTGCTAATAACATTTTCGTATTTGCCTTTAGTCAATATGATCATTTATAGCTTCCATAACTGGAACGGAATGAGTCCGAACAAAGAGTGGGTCGGTTTTCACAATTACGTCCTCATGTTTACGAGACCAGAATATTTTACAGTGTTTGTAGTAAGTTTATATTACTTTTTTGCCACCTTTTTTCAAATGGGGCTCGCCTTGTATTTTGCAACGGTATTGAGCTTTAATGTGAAGTTTAAAAACTTTTTCAAAGGTGTTATATTTTTCCCTTATTTATTAAATGGGGTTGCCATCGGTTTTATTTTTCTTTTTTTCTTCAGACCTGAAGGAACGCTTGACTCGTTACTGACGTTAGTGGGGTTAGGGGAATATACGCAACTTTGGCTCGGAAATCCAGATCTTATTAACGTATCATTAGCAGGTACGTCCGTATGGCGTTACATGGGATTTAATTTCATCATTTTCCTCGGAGCCATTTCGTCTATATCAAAAGAGATATATGAGGCAGCAGATATCGATGGTGCGAATAGCTGGCAAAAATTTAGGTACATTATTTTGCCAAGTATTAAGAGAATTGTCGAGCTAAATTTAATCTTAGCGATTAGCGGTGCGATCGGAGTGTTTGAAATTCCGTTTATCATGACAGGCGGTGCTAATGGAAGTACGACATTTGTTATCCAAACGATGACAACAGCTTTTGAATATAATCGTATCGGGCTTGCGTCAGCCATGGCGGTTGTTCTGTTGATAATTATCATTATCGTGACGTTGGTACAACGATTACTGCTAAGAGACAAGGAGGCGTGA
- a CDS encoding glycoside hydrolase family 130 protein, whose amino-acid sequence MTVKLIGEQLPNIPWEDKPEGLTIPVWRHTANPVIKRHPAKGIARIFNSAVIPYDNKFLGVFRAETTNGRPHLHLGYSDDALNWEIDEEKMIFVDESGAEFQPRYAYDPRLIKVENTYYIIWCTDFYGASIGMAKTQDFKTFIRVENPFLPFNRNGVLFPRKINGNYMLLSRPSDSGHTPFGDIFLSESPDLTYWGKHRRVMGKGGDGWWQNVKIGGGPAPIETSEGWLMFYHGVTGTCNGLVYSMGGAILDLHEPSKVKYRCKTFLLTPETEYEERGFVNNVIFPCATLSDAQTGRIAIYYGAADTYVGVAYTEVNQVVDYIKEHHEQVDDDQEIGTM is encoded by the coding sequence ATGACAGTTAAATTAATTGGGGAACAGCTACCAAACATACCATGGGAAGATAAGCCAGAGGGGCTCACTATACCGGTTTGGCGTCATACGGCAAATCCTGTTATTAAACGACATCCTGCAAAAGGGATTGCTAGAATATTTAATAGTGCCGTCATCCCTTACGATAATAAATTTCTTGGTGTATTTAGGGCAGAAACAACAAATGGCAGACCTCATTTGCACCTAGGTTATAGTGATGACGCGTTAAATTGGGAAATCGACGAAGAGAAAATGATCTTTGTTGATGAGTCTGGAGCTGAGTTTCAACCGAGATATGCGTATGACCCGAGACTCATTAAAGTTGAAAATACTTACTATATTATTTGGTGTACGGATTTTTATGGTGCTTCTATCGGCATGGCAAAAACACAAGACTTCAAGACGTTTATAAGAGTTGAAAATCCATTTCTACCATTTAATCGTAATGGGGTGCTGTTTCCGAGAAAGATTAATGGTAATTATATGTTATTATCACGCCCGAGTGATAGTGGGCACACACCTTTTGGAGATATCTTTTTAAGTGAAAGTCCCGATTTAACGTATTGGGGAAAACATCGCCGTGTGATGGGCAAAGGTGGAGATGGCTGGTGGCAAAATGTTAAAATTGGAGGTGGGCCAGCGCCTATTGAAACATCTGAAGGATGGCTTATGTTTTATCATGGTGTAACAGGCACTTGTAATGGTCTAGTTTATAGCATGGGAGGGGCGATTCTTGATTTACACGAACCATCGAAGGTGAAGTACCGGTGTAAAACATTTTTGTTGACCCCTGAAACAGAGTATGAAGAAAGAGGCTTCGTCAATAATGTTATTTTCCCGTGTGCTACATTGAGTGATGCACAAACAGGACGTATTGCTATTTATTACGGTGCTGCTGATACTTATGTAGGGGTCGCTTATACAGAAGTAAATCAAGTAGTAGATTATATAAAAGAACACCATGAACAAGTGGATGATGATCAGGAAATAGGGACTATGTGA
- a CDS encoding LacI family DNA-binding transcriptional regulator translates to MRNNVTMRDIADKIGVSSVTVSKALNDKEGVSEELRKRIQTLAEELGYRFNSTAKSMKEGLSYNIGVIIPEHFIGETKSFYLSFYQEITKHLESYNYYGILQTLSQEDETNQVLPGTYYENKVDGFIILGQISNEYLNVLKNNGIPLICLDFYTDQTEVDCIITDNFYGTYEVTNHLIKMGHREIAFVGNIYFTSSIQDRYLGYYKSLLEHRLPLKEHFVINDRDDSGAFLEIALPQDLPTAFVCNCDQVAYNVIKKLQRVGYRVPEDFSVVGFDNDIYSTIASPQLTTVQVNVPEMSEAAVRNIIEKVKDNHKSSGRVLVKGNIIHRDSVADITSKTENIKPM, encoded by the coding sequence TTGCGGAACAATGTGACGATGAGAGATATTGCTGATAAAATAGGTGTGAGTAGCGTCACAGTATCTAAAGCATTGAATGATAAAGAAGGCGTGAGTGAAGAATTAAGGAAAAGAATTCAAACTTTAGCTGAGGAATTAGGCTACAGGTTTAATTCAACGGCTAAATCTATGAAGGAAGGCTTATCTTATAATATTGGCGTTATCATTCCGGAACACTTTATTGGGGAAACGAAATCCTTTTATTTAAGCTTTTACCAAGAGATTACGAAGCACCTTGAAAGTTATAATTATTATGGAATTTTACAAACGCTATCACAAGAAGATGAAACAAACCAAGTCCTTCCTGGGACATATTACGAAAATAAAGTAGATGGTTTTATCATTCTTGGACAGATTAGCAATGAGTATTTAAATGTGTTAAAAAATAATGGCATACCACTCATTTGCCTTGATTTTTATACGGATCAGACTGAGGTTGATTGTATTATTACAGATAACTTCTATGGCACTTACGAAGTAACTAATCATTTAATTAAGATGGGGCACAGAGAGATTGCATTCGTTGGAAATATTTACTTTACTAGTAGTATACAAGACCGCTATTTAGGCTACTATAAATCGTTACTTGAACATCGTCTCCCACTAAAAGAGCATTTTGTCATAAATGATCGAGATGATAGTGGGGCATTTTTAGAAATAGCATTACCTCAAGACCTGCCAACTGCTTTCGTATGTAACTGTGATCAAGTAGCATACAATGTTATCAAAAAATTACAGCGCGTAGGATACCGGGTTCCTGAAGACTTTTCGGTGGTTGGTTTTGATAATGATATTTATTCGACGATAGCTTCCCCACAACTGACTACGGTACAAGTGAACGTTCCGGAAATGTCAGAAGCGGCCGTGAGGAATATTATAGAAAAAGTGAAGGATAATCATAAATCATCAGGGAGAGTGTTAGTGAAAGGAAACATTATTCATAGAGATTCAGTCGCTGACATCACCTCCAAAACTGAAAATATAAAACCAATGTAA
- a CDS encoding ABC transporter substrate-binding protein has translation MNKKTTLVTGLVTSLVFLAACGDENTSSNNASIMNNEGVDSGEVSGDITVLIHRTDIVDTAFEEYKESFNETYPDVKVTFEAITDYEGQVSTRMNTDDYGDVLMIPDNVPIEDAPHFFRPLGNTEELNEIYLFADEFAYEGKTYGLPITVNSEGILYNQAVFEEAEIDSIPATPEEFISALQMIKDNTDAIPLYTNYGDSWPLDQWEPNRLAIAGDEEFTNDLPHNDSPFTEGEPHYILYNLMYEVANQGLIEGDPLTTDWELSKQMIADGDIGTMVLGSWAYAQVEELADNPEDIQFMPFPYTQEDGTVYATVSPDFNIGINANTDHPEAAEAWLKFFLDESGYWADEGGISPKEGDEFPDFLGAYEELGVEFISNAPARDGEQGLTDRVDSAGEVGLWNSRFKEQIIEAGIGNRDESFDEIMNQLNERWQDGRSLEGVE, from the coding sequence ATGAATAAAAAAACAACGTTAGTTACAGGGTTAGTTACATCTTTAGTCTTTTTAGCTGCGTGTGGAGATGAGAATACGAGCAGTAACAATGCAAGTATAATGAATAATGAGGGAGTGGATAGTGGAGAAGTTTCCGGAGATATTACCGTATTAATTCACAGAACAGATATTGTAGACACTGCTTTTGAAGAATATAAAGAGAGCTTTAACGAGACCTATCCAGATGTAAAAGTCACGTTCGAAGCCATTACCGATTATGAAGGTCAAGTAAGTACGCGGATGAACACAGATGATTATGGGGACGTCCTCATGATTCCTGATAATGTACCAATCGAAGATGCACCCCATTTTTTTAGACCTCTCGGAAATACAGAGGAGTTAAATGAGATATATTTATTCGCAGATGAATTTGCATATGAAGGCAAAACGTACGGTCTTCCAATTACGGTTAACTCTGAGGGTATCCTTTACAATCAAGCTGTTTTCGAAGAAGCAGAGATTGATAGTATACCTGCAACACCTGAAGAGTTTATATCTGCCCTGCAAATGATCAAAGATAACACTGACGCTATTCCACTCTATACGAACTATGGTGACAGTTGGCCATTAGATCAATGGGAACCGAATCGACTTGCTATTGCTGGGGATGAGGAGTTTACCAATGACCTCCCACATAATGACTCGCCATTTACAGAAGGGGAGCCCCACTATATTCTTTATAACCTCATGTATGAAGTGGCCAATCAAGGACTTATCGAAGGTGATCCTCTTACAACTGATTGGGAACTTTCAAAACAGATGATTGCAGATGGGGATATTGGCACGATGGTTCTCGGATCATGGGCGTATGCTCAAGTTGAAGAGTTAGCAGACAATCCTGAAGATATTCAATTTATGCCATTCCCTTACACCCAGGAAGATGGCACCGTCTATGCCACAGTAAGCCCGGATTTTAATATTGGTATTAATGCTAATACAGATCATCCTGAGGCTGCGGAGGCATGGTTGAAATTTTTCCTAGATGAATCAGGTTATTGGGCAGACGAAGGAGGGATTTCGCCTAAAGAAGGTGATGAGTTCCCAGATTTCTTAGGAGCATATGAAGAATTAGGAGTAGAATTCATTTCTAATGCGCCTGCTCGTGACGGGGAACAAGGTTTGACCGATCGCGTGGATAGTGCTGGAGAAGTAGGTTTATGGAATTCGAGGTTTAAAGAACAAATTATAGAAGCGGGAATTGGCAATCGTGATGAATCATTCGATGAAATTATGAATCAACTTAATGAAAGATGGCAAGATGGACGAAGCCTTGAAGGTGTAGAATAG
- a CDS encoding glycosyl hydrolase family 53 — translation MEQLFVKGMTYGWDVKRGAYRTEAAVDSLRKLKATGSEWIALSFYTYQETFSSTKITFDYDHTMTDRDIAFAVGKAKELGLKVCLKPVVNSRDGIWRARIGFPKEADDYWALWFKSYTDFLLHYAELAEELDCEMFCIGCEMVSTESRTAQWRQLIEAVRQVYSGPLVYNANHGKEEGIHWFDKVDIIGTSAYFPVAEGEDASEETMIKHWQQVKDKMYHLHRQFNKPILFMEIGCRSAKGCARMPWDFNHMDLPVNQEEQAAFYSSALTVFWHEKWFAGFFWWDWSTNLYNLDEAMHDKGFDIYGKKAEVVLRKWYQHGKFAK, via the coding sequence ATGGAGCAATTATTTGTGAAAGGGATGACATATGGATGGGATGTCAAAAGAGGAGCCTACCGTACGGAAGCCGCAGTTGACTCTTTACGTAAGTTGAAAGCGACAGGCAGTGAATGGATCGCATTGTCATTTTATACGTATCAAGAAACCTTTTCGTCTACAAAGATTACATTTGATTACGATCATACGATGACAGATAGAGATATTGCCTTTGCAGTTGGAAAAGCAAAGGAATTAGGATTAAAAGTATGCTTAAAGCCAGTGGTCAATTCAAGAGATGGCATATGGCGAGCGAGAATTGGCTTCCCAAAAGAGGCGGACGATTATTGGGCATTGTGGTTTAAGTCTTATACTGACTTTTTGCTTCATTATGCCGAATTAGCCGAAGAGTTAGACTGTGAGATGTTTTGTATTGGCTGTGAAATGGTATCGACGGAATCCCGTACGGCTCAATGGCGTCAACTCATTGAGGCTGTGCGCCAAGTTTATAGCGGACCGCTTGTTTATAACGCCAACCACGGTAAAGAAGAAGGCATTCACTGGTTTGATAAAGTTGACATTATAGGCACATCGGCTTATTTCCCTGTAGCAGAAGGTGAAGACGCCTCAGAAGAAACGATGATAAAGCACTGGCAACAGGTTAAAGACAAGATGTATCACTTACATCGTCAGTTTAATAAACCGATTCTTTTCATGGAGATCGGCTGTCGAAGTGCTAAAGGATGCGCCAGGATGCCGTGGGATTTTAACCATATGGATTTACCAGTGAATCAAGAAGAGCAAGCAGCTTTTTACTCATCTGCACTGACTGTTTTTTGGCACGAAAAATGGTTTGCCGGTTTTTTCTGGTGGGATTGGAGCACAAACCTCTATAACCTCGATGAGGCAATGCATGATAAAGGGTTTGACATTTATGGGAAAAAGGCAGAAGTTGTGTTACGCAAGTGGTATCAACATGGAAAATTTGCAAAATGA
- a CDS encoding carbohydrate ABC transporter permease has protein sequence MKYFWAVIKYLSLIIGVLITAIPIVVVLFASFKTREEYATTGPLVPPESWLNVENYVRAFTEGNMLLGFANTTFMLIISVFFAILFGAMIAYILSRFKFRGSKVLLGLFLLATLIPAVTTQVATFQIISGLGLFNTRWSAIILFMSTDIIAVYIFLQFLDRVSISLDESAMLDGASYFTIFRKIILPQLKPAMATVLIIRGVTIYNDFYIPFLYMPRPDLQVVSTALFRFQGPYGSQWEVICAGVIIVIIPTLIVFILLQKYIYNGFTEGSVK, from the coding sequence ATGAAATATTTTTGGGCAGTTATTAAGTATTTATCGCTAATAATCGGTGTGTTAATTACAGCAATACCAATCGTTGTTGTCCTTTTTGCCTCTTTTAAAACGCGGGAAGAATATGCGACAACAGGTCCACTCGTTCCACCGGAAAGTTGGTTGAATGTAGAAAATTACGTGCGTGCATTTACCGAAGGAAATATGCTACTTGGTTTTGCCAATACAACGTTTATGCTCATTATTTCTGTCTTTTTTGCTATTCTTTTTGGCGCAATGATTGCTTATATATTAAGTCGTTTTAAATTTCGTGGGAGTAAAGTGTTACTAGGTTTGTTTTTACTGGCCACGTTAATTCCAGCCGTGACGACACAAGTAGCCACGTTTCAGATTATTAGCGGACTAGGTTTGTTTAATACGAGATGGTCTGCCATCATCCTTTTTATGAGTACAGATATAATCGCGGTATATATTTTCTTGCAATTTCTAGACAGAGTTTCAATTTCGTTAGATGAGTCAGCGATGTTAGATGGCGCGTCGTATTTTACTATCTTTAGAAAAATTATTTTGCCGCAATTAAAACCGGCAATGGCAACGGTCTTAATCATCCGTGGTGTCACGATCTACAACGATTTTTATATTCCATTTTTATATATGCCACGACCAGATCTACAAGTTGTTTCAACAGCTTTATTCCGTTTTCAAGGCCCGTATGGTTCGCAATGGGAAGTGATTTGCGCAGGCGTTATCATTGTTATTATTCCGACTCTGATTGTATTTATTTTGTTACAAAAATATATCTATAACGGCTTTACTGAAGGGTCAGTGAAATAG